A stretch of DNA from Candidatus Binatia bacterium:
CCAAGCGCGCCGTTGCCAACGCGTTGATGTCTTCGGTCAGCCCCGGGTCCAAAGAGCCCAGTGGATCGTTCGAAAGTGCCGCCAGGTGCACGACCGCAAACGCGCCCCGCAACATCTGCGCGTCCACGTCCCGAATATCCACATTACCCCGGCCAGCGTCCGCGCGATTTTGCCATGCCCAACGGTCGAACCACCCCGCGTCGAGCCCTATCACCTCGTATTGGAGCGCACGCAACTCCGAAACGACGATCGCACCGATGTAGCCTCGGGAACCGGTCACCACCACCCGCCGCATTGGCTTCGCGGAAACAGAGCTTCTACTGCTCACTCCTCAACCTTTCCCTCGATCAGAGGCGGGCCGTTTGCGCTGTCACCGTCACTGGGCCGTGCACTGAGACCACGTCGAGTTCGAACACCCGCCCGGAAAACGGGCGGAGGAGCGCACTGGCTCTCGTCGGTCATGGTCGAGCCCCGCGACAGACCACGTAGGCGGTTATGGCCAAAATACGGACCCCACTTTCCTGGAACTTGGGACGGCTAGCGCGCCAAAGCCGGTACTGGTGTGGGTACACCAGGAGGCAACACGCGCTCGACTTCGAACTTTTGCACGCGGCGCCAACCCTTCTTGTGGAGCCAGAATTCCGCCATCGTCAGCAACACATCGATTCCGTATTTCCAGATGTTCACGTAACACTTTTCGTCGCCGTAATAAGTGGGAATGGTTCGCTCCACGACGCGTAAACCCGCCAAAGCGAATTGCACCAGGATCTCCGTGTCGAAGTGGTAAGCGTCCGAGCATTGGTGGAAGGGGATCTTTTTCAGTGCGTCGCATGCGTACACACGGTAACCCGAATGGTATTCCGAAAGGTTCCAACCCAACACCCAGTTTTCCACCTTGGTTAGAAAAATGTTGCCGAGGTAGCGGTGCAGGGGCATTCCCCCGGCTCGCGGGTCGCCGCTCATGCGCGAGCCGAAGACCATGTCGGCCTCACCGTACAAAAATGGCTCCAACAAGTACGGAATCTTTTCCGGAGCGTACTGCGCATCGCCGTGCAGCATGATGACCAAATCGAAGCCGTTTTCGATGCAGTGCTGGTAGGCGAACTTTTGGCTCCCCCCATAACCCCGGTTGTAGTCGTTGCGGTACACGCGAAGGTTGGCCATGCCCTTTTGTGCTGCGTAGCCGAGGCCAACGAGATACGTGTTGTCGGGGCTGGCATTGTCCACGATGAAAATTTCCGCGGCGATCTTCCGGATGTGTTCCGGAATTCGGTCCAGCACTTTGGGGATCGTGGAGGCACCATTATACGCGGGTATGTAAATGGCGATCTTCAAGTCTTCGACGCGCACAGGACACTCGCGGCTCGCCTCGCGGAGTTTGGACGTGCGGCCCATGACCACTCTCTCCTTGTAACGTTGTCAACAAGAAATTCGGCTATCACGCGGCTCTGCACCTTTGCAAGGCACGCTGGCAAAGCCACGCGGAGCGTCCGGTTCCTTGGACGCTCCTTACGTGGCTCGTCGCCGCACGAGTTCCACGTTGCCAGCGCCGGCAGGGGGAGCCGCGAAAATCGAACGACCGGAACCCACGATCGTTTCCGCCTCTTCCAGCACCCTGAGCCAGCGCAGGTTTTCGAACCGAGGATGATGCAAGTCCTGAAAGCCCGCATTGCGGAGTTGCCGCACCATGTCCCGCACAGAATCTTCGACCGATACGACCGCGCGATAACCCAAAACCGCTTCGATCTTGCGCGCAGAGACCCGATAGCTCCGCACGGTGCGGTAAGAATAATCGGGCTCAATATCCACGGAAATTCCTTCCGCGCGCAACGCCTCGCGCACGCGCAGCCCCAGCTCGGAAATCCGCATGTTCGCCCGCGCCACGTTGAATACTTGCCCGCGCACCCGTTGTTCGTCCGCCCCTAAGCAGGCCAGGTAAGCACGAGCGACGTCGCGGATTTCCACCAAGGGCCGCCACATTTCTCCGCCGAGGACAAGGCGGATGCGCCCACTGGTCAGAGCATCGCGTACGAACGTATTCACCACCAAATCGAACCGCATGCGGGGAGAGAAACCGTAAACCGTTCCCTTACGTAGCACGACCGGACAGAAGTCCGCCCCAGCCATCGCCAACAGGCGGGTTTCTGCTTCGAACTTCGAAAGCGCGTAGGCAGCACGCGGCTGTACTGGAGTGTTTTCGTCGCACACGATGTCCGACTCGTCTTCGGTGAGACCGCGGTCGTAAACGGAGCAAGACGAAGCAAACAAGTAACGCCGTACCCCAGCAGACCGAGCGAGCTCGGCTAAGCGCACAGCCGCCAGCGTATTCATCTCGTAATTGGCTGCCGGATTGTACTCCGCCGTCGGGTCGTTCGAGAGGCCACCGACGTTAATGACCGCCTCCACCCCGGCGAAATGCGCGGGTTCCACCCGGCGCATGTCCGCAATCACGAGGTCTATGCGATCCCGCACCGAAGCGAGGCCACCGTCGCCGTAGTACAGCCGGTCGAGCACGCGTACAGCGTAACCGCGTTCGAGCAATTCGCGAACGAGCACGGAGCCAATGTAGCCTGCGCCACCAACGACCAGGATCATCGGCCTCGACCTACTATCGCCCTTTGACCACCCAATGATCCCCGAACGTGTCCGGCGGCACCCGGACCTCGTCGGGATTCCCCCGGCGGTACACCTCTGTGGCCGTACTGATCATTTGCGTGTCGTCCTCCAAGGACATCCACCCGTGGAACACCCCAGGCGGGACGACGATCAATGAAGGGTTGCGCGACGAGGCCACGAAAACATTCGTCTCGCGGTAGGTCGGACTGTCCGGCCGGTCGTCCACAAGCACGAACTTGGCCGCGCCGTGACTGATGAAAAACAAATCCCACATCTCCAAGTGTTTGTGAAACGCTCGCACCGTGCCCTTGGCAAAGTTACCGACCAAGTACACCTGCCCGAACTTCTCAAGGTGTGGATCGGTCGCACGGACGATCTCGATGAGGTAGCCACGATCGTCCACATGCGCCACAAGCGGAATGTTTTGTACGTCACGAATCACGGCCTCGCCCCATGACACAGCGCAATCTTCTTTTCAATCGAAACCTCCTGGTCCAGACGATACCTCTGCGCATAGCGCCTCTTTCACCCTCGCAGCGGCCACCCAATCCGGGTGCATCGAGAGCAACCGATCGAGCAACGAATTTGCTCGGTCGAGCTGTCGAAAACGCGCAAGTGCTTTAGCGGCTTCGAGGAGCCCCCCGTTGCGATCCATGGAGGCAGCCGGTGGTTCGAGCACCAGTTGGTCCACCTTCCAAAGCGCCGAGGGAAGAGGGCCACTCGCCTCCACGAGGTCGGCCAGTAGCCGCCCGCGGCTCAACGTGGCCGCTGGCAGAGTAAAATCCGCGATCCGCCGCAAGGCGGCACCTCGTCCGGCGCGGCGGAAGTAAAACACGTGGACGCTCGGATCCGGACTCAGGTCGACGACGCCAAATTGCTCGACCCATTGTTCCACGCGCGACCAGGCTGGATGCAAGCGCGCATAACCGGGCGCGACGAACCATCCGGACTCTGCCGCGGGAAAGACAACCAAAGCCCGCGCCAGATCTGCTTCTCGCGGAAAGCGAAAGAAGAGCTCCGGCGCATAAAAAACCAACGCGCGCAAACACAACGCACTCGAAAACACATCGCGGGCCCCGGCATTTCCCGCCACCAACTGCGCAATCGCCGGCCAGTCCGGCCGGTGTTTGGGCGGACGCCCCAAAGTTGCAAGCCCGAGCAACAACGCCATGGCCACAATCTTCCCCGCTAAACTGAGGCGGCGCCGGCTGCACAACTCGACCAAAAGTGATGCCCCCACACCGGCCGCCGCAAGGAAGGGCAGGATGATCACCGCCACTAAACCATCGTCCAAGATCCAGCGGCGGCTCTGCGCCAAAGCAGAACACAAAACCGCTGCGGCCAACCACACGAGCAACCAGCCACCAGCCCGGCTGCGAGCAATTCGCCACAGTCCGGCCAGTGCCAGTACCCACATGCCTGGAGCGCACCACTCCGACCACTCCCCGCGCAAGGTGAACACTGCGGCCTTGTCCCAAGGCAGCCAGTACGAACGCGGCACGGGGGCTTGAACCCAAGCCAACAACAGCGCAGCGCTCGCGCACACCACCACGAATCCGACCTTGCGAGCTGGCCCACCCTGGGTTGCGCGAGGTGCCAGCAAGAAAACAGAGCTGACCCAAGGCATCCATATCGCAGGTCCCAAACGAGCCAGCGGCAAGATCGCCACCGAGGCCAACACAAGTGCGATCAGCGGTGCGCGCTCCCGGTAGTGTTGCACTGCAACGACGGCCCCCAGAGACGCCGTGAGAACCCACGGCCCCGCGCCCAAGAAGGTTCCCGACAGCGCATCGCTTTGCGATACCGCCAGTACCAGCCCTGCTCCGTAACCGGCCAAAGCCCCGAGGGATTTGCCCACCCCCCATGCGATCAGGACCACCGCGATGACACCCACGAGCAACCAGGGAAGCCGCGTGAGCCCTTCGTCGAGCGACCAATACCAGGCCGTATCGGCGATATGGCCCAACAGCCGTCGAACCCCATCGCTCCCTTCGGGCTGGCCCAGCCACGGGACACTGACCAATTCCAGTTCTCGGATGTCGAACGGCAAATTCAAAAACGGAAATCGAAACAACAGTGCGATCAAGCAGAGCAGTGCAAGGCCTTTGCCGCTTCGGAAAGCGCCAGCGCGGACCCCGCTCGAACGCCACCGGAAAGTCAAGCCTTTACACTCCGGTCTCGAACTCGTGGATCAGTACTGCTTCCTGGCACGCTCCAGGTTGTGCTCGACATCCGGGTGCGGCAACCACAGTGAGCCTTGCGGCGGCCGTAACCGCAAGCGGTCTTCCCTCCGCCGCATCACAAGCCCAAGCGGGAGCACCATCACGAAATAGAAGGCAACCATCAAAAAGCGGGTTTGCACCACACCGACGGCATGCGCGATCTGCTTCCAGCGCTCCCAACTCCGCCGCAGCCACGAAGCCGGGTGTGGGCGCGCAGTGCCCGTGACGTCCGTCGGTGCTCCCATCGTGATCGCTCGATTCATAAGGAACTAGCTTATGGTTCACAAAAACTCTGCGCGCAAGCTCCGCCGGCGAGCACTTTGCCTTTCCGTCTCGGCTGGGCGCGCACTACTTGAATAGCTGCTGCACCGCTTTGAATTCCGGTGCATCTGCGGTCCGCAGCCATTCGAAGGCAACCATCTCGGCTGTCGCCGGTACAGCCCCCGATCCTATCATCTTGTCCACGCCCACCCGGTAGTCCAACTCGAATCGGGAGGAAATGGCATCGTACGGCACGTGTACCTGAAACCCATGCTGGATCAGATCGTGGACCGTTTGGTTGACGCATGCATGTGCTTCCAAGCCACACACGACAACCTGAGACCGGCCTGAATTGGTCACTGCCTCCGCAAACCCAGCAGCCCCCCAACAGCTCAGACAGCGTTTCGCAATAACTGGCGTACCCTCGGAAAGACACTCCTTGAGTTCCGGCCAGGTCGGCCCCAGACCTTTCGGATACTGCTCCGTGGACACCACGGGTACGCCCAGCAACTTGGCGGAAAGCAGCAACCTCCGCAGAGCGACCCGGAACCTCTCTTCCTCGTAAATCTTGCCTCGGTAAGATTCCTGGACATCGATCAACACAACGAGGCTCGCCGAGCGTTCCAAGAGTCGGCCTCGACCTTTCACATCGTACCTCCCCTCTTTCCTGCGGTCGTCCGCCGTATGCCCTCACATCCTGCTTTCAACGCACCGTACATGTTCGCCAAGCCACGCAGGGAGGCCGGGGCCCCCCCGCGAAGGGAAGGAGGTGGGGTAGTCCCGGCGACCATCCCAAAAACTCCTCAATCCAGCGCTGTTCTTCAGCGAGTTGGCGCAAGGTGAGATGTCTCGACCGTCCAAGGTCGAATGCCGTCGTGACCAAAGGAACTCTGGCCCGCACGGGCCAAGCTGGCGGCGTGTCGTGGAAAGCAACGGCCAAGGGCCCTTGAATGCTCACCGCACCCCCTTCCGCAATCACCGGAGCATTAGCCACGGTCGCTCGTTCCTCCCGACGCGCCGCGGGCCGAGGTACAACGACCACCTGTGCCTGCCGCGCCGGGCGCTCCGCTTCGCATGCGGGCAACTCGGCGCGAGCGCTCGGCACCCAAGCCGCCCCGACAACCACCTCGGCCTCTTCCCGGTAGGCGGCCGGAATCTCCTCGCGCACATTCGTGAAATGGCGCACCCCGTCCGCGTCACGCCAAGCGTAGATCTCGGCCTGAACCCGTGCGCAGCACAGCAAAAGCACCATCGTCGAGACAGCGAGGCCTGGCCGCATACGCAGGCCCGATTTTAAGGAGAAAACATCCGCGCAGGCAAGCGACCATCTCCCGGCAAACCTCGCGGACGCGCGCCGGCCACGGGTGCATCGCTTGCAGCCTCGGAGCAGCGCACCTCCATGCACGGGCTTTCGCGGAGCTGCATCCCTAACGGACAGCCGTTCGGTGCAACGGTTTGTGCTTTTCAACTGCCGCGCAATCAGTTAACCGAACAGCCATGGCGCAAGAATCCTTGGCTCCCGGACTATTGTTGGCCATGCCGCAAATGGCGGATCCGAATTTCGCCCGCACGGTGGTGCTGCTATGCCGCCACGAAAGCGATGGCGCCATGGGCCTTGTGGTCAACCGCCCGACCGACGTCGCCGTTGCAGATGTGGTCCAATTCGATCCTCCTCTGAAGGCAGACCGCGCTCGCTTCAAGGTGTGGACGGGTGGGCCGGTGGAGCCGCAGCGGGCGTTGCTTCTCTTGGGATTCGATCCGGGGGGAGACGAAGCCGTACAGGTCGGCCCTGGCCTTTTCCTGTCAGCCTCCGCGCGGATCCTCCGTGAATTAATGGAACATGGCGACGAGGATCGTGTTCGCGAAGTTCGCTTTCTCGTGGGCTACGCCGGCTGGGCTGGTGGGCAGCTCGAATCCGAACTTGCTGCGTCCGCTTGGCTGACCGCCGAGGTGAATCGCGACTTGATTTTTCATACCGATTCCGAAGTGATGTGGGAGGCGGCAATCCGCAGCCTGGGTATCGACCCTTACACGCTGCAACTAGGCGGTGGCGTTCATTGAAGCGCGCTCCGGCCGGAGACCAATGGACGATGGCGGAATCGGCGGGTTTACTTGCTGGCAAGCGCACCTTGGTACTGGGGGTCGCCAACGATCATAGCCTCGCCTGGGCCATCGCTCGCGAATTTCATCGCCACGGCGCTCTCCTTGCGCTGACGTATGCCGGCGAGGTTTTCGAGCGTCGAGTTCGGCCTCTGGCAGAGGAGCTCGGTATCGAGCTGATTTGGCCCTGCGATGTTCTGGATGATCGCCAGGTGGCGGCTCTACAGGACCACGTGGCGCGGCACTGGGGGCAAGTGGACAGCGTGGTGCACGCCATTGCCTTCGCACAGCGGGACGATTTGAAAGGCGACTTTTCTCAAACGGGGCGAGACGGTTTCCGGATCGCCCTCG
This window harbors:
- a CDS encoding hydrolase is translated as MKGRGRLLERSASLVVLIDVQESYRGKIYEEERFRVALRRLLLSAKLLGVPVVSTEQYPKGLGPTWPELKECLSEGTPVIAKRCLSCWGAAGFAEAVTNSGRSQVVVCGLEAHACVNQTVHDLIQHGFQVHVPYDAISSRFELDYRVGVDKMIGSGAVPATAEMVAFEWLRTADAPEFKAVQQLFK
- a CDS encoding NAD-dependent dehydratase — its product is MILVVGGAGYIGSVLVRELLERGYAVRVLDRLYYGDGGLASVRDRIDLVIADMRRVEPAHFAGVEAVINVGGLSNDPTAEYNPAANYEMNTLAAVRLAELARSAGVRRYLFASSCSVYDRGLTEDESDIVCDENTPVQPRAAYALSKFEAETRLLAMAGADFCPVVLRKGTVYGFSPRMRFDLVVNTFVRDALTSGRIRLVLGGEMWRPLVEIRDVARAYLACLGADEQRVRGQVFNVARANMRISELGLRVREALRAEGISVDIEPDYSYRTVRSYRVSARKIEAVLGYRAVVSVEDSVRDMVRQLRNAGFQDLHHPRFENLRWLRVLEEAETIVGSGRSIFAAPPAGAGNVELVRRRAT
- a CDS encoding dTDP-4-dehydrorhamnose 3,5-epimerase is translated as MSWGEAVIRDVQNIPLVAHVDDRGYLIEIVRATDPHLEKFGQVYLVGNFAKGTVRAFHKHLEMWDLFFISHGAAKFVLVDDRPDSPTYRETNVFVASSRNPSLIVVPPGVFHGWMSLEDDTQMISTATEVYRRGNPDEVRVPPDTFGDHWVVKGR
- a CDS encoding glycosyl transferase; amino-acid sequence: MGRTSKLREASRECPVRVEDLKIAIYIPAYNGASTIPKVLDRIPEHIRKIAAEIFIVDNASPDNTYLVGLGYAAQKGMANLRVYRNDYNRGYGGSQKFAYQHCIENGFDLVIMLHGDAQYAPEKIPYLLEPFLYGEADMVFGSRMSGDPRAGGMPLHRYLGNIFLTKVENWVLGWNLSEYHSGYRVYACDALKKIPFHQCSDAYHFDTEILVQFALAGLRVVERTIPTYYGDEKCYVNIWKYGIDVLLTMAEFWLHKKGWRRVQKFEVERVLPPGVPTPVPALAR
- a CDS encoding UPF0301 protein produces the protein MAQESLAPGLLLAMPQMADPNFARTVVLLCRHESDGAMGLVVNRPTDVAVADVVQFDPPLKADRARFKVWTGGPVEPQRALLLLGFDPGGDEAVQVGPGLFLSASARILRELMEHGDEDRVREVRFLVGYAGWAGGQLESELAASAWLTAEVNRDLIFHTDSEVMWEAAIRSLGIDPYTLQLGGGVH